A segment of the Ovis canadensis isolate MfBH-ARS-UI-01 breed Bighorn chromosome 17, ARS-UI_OviCan_v2, whole genome shotgun sequence genome:
CCAGGACATGGATTCTGAACATCTGCGCTTGTTGCTAGGTCATCTTTTAGGcttcctttgtatttcttgattGTGTTCCAGATGATTGAAGCCAGCATGGTGCTGGGTTTTGAATAACTGAGGTGACGCTGCCCTTGGATTTGCTGTGCTTCAGTTTAGATGAGGCTGCTACTCATTGTGATGAGCTGGGCAAATGTGAACTGTGGGGCCCGAATGAGGAGCCAGAGTCCCACCAGAGGAAGTCTGGAGTAAGCCTGACCtgctgtctctctgtgtctctattgcagCTGGGTGGGCTACGAGCAGGCCAACTGCAAAGGGGAGCAGTTTGTGTTTGAGAAGGGTGAGTACCCCCGCTGGGACTCATGGACCAGCAGTCGGAGGACGGACTCACTCAGCTCCCTGAGGCCCATCAAAGTGGTGAGCCCCCATCCCTCGTCGTCTTCCTCTCTTTGCCCCGCTTAGAGCCAGAGGTCTAGGGACTAGGAAGGACCCTTCCCCTCTGGAATCATGCCCCCGGCCGTGTGACCTTGCATAAGTCACTTCAcctccctaagcctcagtttctgcttCTGCAAAGTGGGGATATTAGTATCTACAGTGTAGCCTGAGTGTGGCCACAGTGCACAACTTTAGGGGCTTCAGGCTTCATTCAAAATGTTCCGTGGGGCGCCGTTCACATTCTAGTCTATGTGGACGGTGCTATTCAGGTCTACGCAACTCCTGTCACAGAGCAATTGCTCCCTAATGATTGCTGCTGTAAATACTCAGAGAAATTCTGGCTTTGGGGGTGGAGGAGAAGATAGCTTATTCTTGTTCATAGCTCATGCCCTTGTGACCTTTCAGAGCTTTTCAGATCCTGATTCTTAGCGGTGTGTGGTCTGCAAGGGCTAAGGGACCAGTGGTGCTCAGTTATGCTCCCAaacctccccagcccagcccgcTTCCCCACTGCTTGATGCCAAATCAAACAACGCTGGACTCAGCATTCTACAGACCTGAGTTCCTCTGCTGACTCTAGTCCTCCTGGCTatgtgtgtgaccttggccaggtcactttctctgagtctcagttttttcatctgccaaattgctcagtcgtgtctgactctttggcatccccatgaactgtggcccaccaggctcctctgtccatggaattctctgggcaagcttactggagtgggtagccattcccttctccaggggattgacctgacccagggatcgaccctgggtctcctgcattgcaggcagattctttactgtctgagccaaaagTAGCTTAAATAAAGAATGCTTGACAGAGAGGAAGAATGTCAGAGGAACAGGAGAATGGGAAGACATGTGGAGGTGAAGGAAAGCCAAAATATTGTGTCTATTAGAGGCACAGTGTGcctatgcatatgtatgtatcatGGCTACCATTTACTTTTAAAAGGGGGAGTTGAGGCTGTGGGAGGGGAAAATGCCATTTCAGAGTCAGGTACTCCCCAAAGTGTAGAAGCTGAGTGACTGTTACCTGAAGGTAGCCCAGTAGAATGAGCACTGTGGCTGGCCAATGTCATCAACACTCGAGTGGTAGGGGTCTCGGGCAGACGGCTGCAGGCGGAGCCTGCTGGTCCCAACTCCAGGGCACCCTGGGTGCCCTCACCCACACTCCCACTCCCCTGCTCCCCATCCACAGGATAGCCAGGAGCACAAGATCACCCTGTATGAGAACCCCAACTTCACGGGGAAGAAGATGGAGGTGATAGACGATGACGTGCCCAGCTTCCACGCCCACGGCTACCAGGAGAAGGTGTCTTCCGTGCGGGTGCAGAGCGGCACGTGAGTATACACCCAGCCCTGGCTCGCCCTGCCCCAGGAGCCCAGACTCTGAGCTGCTGAGCCCTGCTCTGCCCCAAGCTCTGGGGGTCTTGTACATTCCCGACCCCAGCCTTCCCATTGGAAAATGGGCATTGAAATCATCAGACGCCTGCACGTGGCTTTCAGTCCCTGAAGTTCCATCCTGTCTTTTGGGCAACACCTTGCTTTTGAAAGAGAGAAATCGTGGCCTTCACCTCAACTCCGAAGAGCAGGATAGTAAAtgttgggtgggggcaggggtaaGGCAGAGGCGGGACGTGAGGGGAGCTCAGAAGGCTAGGAATGAATCGAGGGGTCTTTACAGAGCTGAGAGAGACAGGAAGCGCAGCACATGCTGGCCTTTTTCTGCATGCATTCCTGAGGTTGGACATAGGAGGGGTCGTTCTCCACCAAATTTGGCACATAAACCTCGGTCACCAGCATTGGGGAATTTCTCATTGTGAAAAACATGAATTCTATGGGGAATCTGAAGATGGACTTTGGGCAGTGGTTTGCCGGAGCCAACTTGTACCAGCTTGCAAAAGCTGACTTGACTTTTCAGAATTTAATGTGAGCGGGTTGTTAAAACATTGGTAACTTGAAATACGCCATCGCAGACACGTGTACACCACAGAGGTTGGGAAGTGTCACAAACAaaccttttttccccccagggCACTGGTTTCCCATATATACTGGCTCTCTGGGGCTTGTCAGAGTCTTAGAGTGTGCACAGTTCTGTATTCCTGAGCCCTGTCGCTTACTCATTCACTGGTGCAATTTGTCAAGTGATGTCATATGCCAGGCACCAAGATAGGTGATCAGTAATTCAAGGTAGGTTGAAGAGACCTGGCCTCGGTCTTGTGTAGCTAAAGTTCTGGTTGGAGACAACTGTTCATAATTAGGAATCCCATGCGAATCTAGTCTCCTTCCTTAAAGAAGGGGCTCTTGAGCTGAGATCTCAAGAAGGTAGGACTTGAAGAGGTAAAGAGAAGGAAGGATGCTCCAGACAGAATAGCATGTGCAAACGTCCTGTGGtgcgaggagcctggtgagtcccCTGGGCTCTGCAAGGGACAGAGTGGCTGGGCTGCAGAGAGACAGTGGCTGTGAGTGGAGAGGCAGAGCTGGAGGTGTCCACAGGGGCTGGCCAGGCAGGTTCGTGGGGGCCAGGCCTGTGTGATGCCTCCTGGGGAGAAGACTGTAACAGTTGTCAGGTGCCCAGTGAGTGACCCCCTAAATGGTGATGGCTTCAAATGGTGGCGGGATCACGGAGGGCTCCTGGGACCTCTGCTACTGGCCTTTGTCCTTTGTGGGGATTAGGTAAGAGGCCTGTCTTACTCTAAGCTTAAGTGAGCTTGAGATCACCGCTCCCTCTGATCCCAGTGCCAGGCCTGCATCTGggaatttctctggtggtccggtggttaagacttggtcttccagtgctgggggtgtgggtgtgatgtctgatcagggagctaagatacgACAgtcctcagggccaaaaaacagaaacataaaacagaagcagtattataacaaattcagtaaagacttaaaaaaaatggtccacttaaaaaaaaatcttaaaaaaatagttgCTTCTGGAGGTAGCAAGCTCTGTGTCAAGGGGAGGAAGAAAGCAGAGGCTGGACCTGGGAAGGGTGGTGGTGCTCTGCTCAACACCCAGGTAGTGTGGGATGATTGGCAGGCCCACCCTTCCTAGTGGCTGAGCCATCCCCCTCATCTCTCTCCATCTGCGTCTCCTGTCTCCCCACGTGCCCTCCCCCAACCTCTGGCCCTGCAGGTGGGTCGGCTACCAGTACCCCGGCTACCGCGGGCTGCAgtacctgctggagaagggcgaTTACAAGGACAGCGGTGACTTCGGGGCCCCCCAGCCCCAGGTGCAGTCCGTGCGCCGCATCCGGGACATGCAGTGGCACCAGCGGGGCGCCTTCCACCCCTCCAGCTAGTGCCCCTCCCTCGCCTCCTTCCCAGGGGCTGGCCTCTGCCCAGCATCccaccagacatcctggagagtgAATAAAGTGTGACTTGCAACTTATCCGAGGCAGCGTCTCTTTATCGCCTGTGGAGGCCAGGGTgctgcgtgcatgcatgcatgtgtaagGCAGACACAGAATGACGAGAGAACCAGAAAGGGACTGGGTGAGGGGCGGGACAACCTCACTGAGACTGCTCGCTCTGCAGCTGCTTAGCTCTGTGACCTGGGGCACATTGTCcagcctctctgaacctctgCTTCTTCACCTGACTTACAACCCCCTTTGCTCCCCGCCCAGTGACTGGCCTGGCTGACCTCTGAGTGGTCCTTGTGTGGTTGCCAAGCCCAGTCATTCGGGGGCATGTGATGGTTGCTCCAGACGCTTAAAAGGTACCCACTGCCTGCCATTCACACAGAATTGCCTTATCACCTTGAACCTGGGAGTTTATTTAAATCTGCCCAGAGGAGCCCCAAGCCCTCTAATGCCCACCCCCATCCGGGAGAGAGGTCACGAAGACCTGTCTCTGTGCTTGTGAGTTCCGTGGTCCCTTGTTCATGCCTTGGTTGGGGCGGTCGTTTAGTGTAGCAACTGAGGGCTGGGTTCCTGCATCTTATGAGTCTGGATTCAATTGGCTGTTCTGGAGCCCTGCCCGGTCAGGGGAGCTCAGAGCCTTCCTACTGGGAAAAATAGGGAAAAAGTAGTGTCTCCCTAACAGGGTAATACCAAGAATGGTGAGATAACCCAGGTGTCCTGTATATAAATGTTAAACGCTGGTTGGTCTTCTGTAGTACGAATACCCGCTCCCAGAGAGCAGCTGctttttcctttggctgtgctgtcttttgatgtagttttaaattttgatgtgaTTTAACATCACTCTGTGCCTTTATCGTTTGTATCTGCCATGTCTGCTGTGTCTTCTTTAAGAAATTCTTGCCCCATTTGTCATGAATATATTCTCCAAACTTTTTCCCTACAGGTTTTAAAGTTTTCCCATTTAAGCTCTCAGTTGTCctggagttgatttttgtgtatattaTGTGGCAGGGACCTAATTTTtcacttttgatttctttttcccccACTTTGGATCACTGTTATCCTGGAGTAATTTATTGAGAAGTCCATTTCCCCCTCACTGTGGTGCAAAGTTGCCTCTTTGTCCCATAGTAAATGGTCACATATACTGGGGGTCTATTTATGGGCTCTTTTTCTCCTGTTCCTATTCtatttgtgtgtctctgtattcttgccatatTATGTTAATAACCATTGCTATGTAATAAATCTTGCAGTGtgcatgtgcatatgtgtgcatgcgtgctcagtcctaGCCTACCCTTTGCCCTAAACCATCCTTCTTCAAGGACATGTTAGATAAGCTTGCCCCTTAATATCTCCATATAAAATCATTTCctcaaatctagaaaaatgggaaACCCTATTGAATGAGCTAAAGAGATTAATTATCATGAAAGTGGGAACTAATAAATGTTGCCAGCTtcgatttgttcattcattcttcagcCGGCAGTCACTGAGTACCTGTTCCCGGAATGGGCAAAGTAGGGGCTACAAAGGAAGGCAGACACAGCCCCAgccggcaggcagattcctctcCGGGGGGGTGGAAGTAGCTGTTGTTGGTGGTGATTATGAGTTGAATTGTTTTCCCCCTcaaagttcatatgttgaagccctaaccccgaTACCTCAGAATGCGACTTTATTCGGaaatagagtcttagccactgggccatccctatctctccctctcttctccctggggacctgtatttatttctgctggtgcctctgcttctccatctttctgtctgttagccctgcgtcttttttttttttttctctttatctctatCTCCCCATTCAATCCCTGtctttccccttccccctcctccccctcctcgtCCGTCTGTCACAGGGGGGATGTGCTCTGTCCCCCAACCTCCCCTCCTTCCGCCTGGACCTCTCCCTTTATCCTCTGGTCTCCACAGAGTCCGCGCGGCTTCTCCTTTCCGGCCTCCAGGAGCCACTTCCCGTTTCAGCCACCAGGTCGCAGCAGAGCATCATCCTCAGGGCTCCCCCCCAAACCCGTCCCCCGAGCTCTGATTGGAAGTACATCCCGTCAGTCACAGCATGCAGAGCAGCTACAGGTTGTTATAGGTCAGGTGACTAGCTCTGACCTATAGCAACCCGTGGGTGGTTCCTATTTTACAGAGGAGCAACAGCGTAGCAGAGGAGggaatgacttgcccaaggccactgttaaaagcaagagaaagtgaaaaagctggtgtcGGAACCCAGGACTCTGGCTGCCCTTGAACCTCCATGCTCCGAGCCCCTCACCAGCCATTGTGAGGGGCCCTTTTACGGCTGCCCGTGGTCACTGTCCAGCCCTGCAGCCATTCCTGTCTGTCTCTGGGGTTGGGCCGGTGGGAGGTCAGGGGGTGCCTATGGAAGCTTCCAGTCCTGGAGATGCTAAGGGGTGGAGCGCCCTGACCCCGGCTTTAAAAATAAGGAGCCTAAAATAGCCCTTCCCACGCCTCCTCACTGGGGCCTTTGATGCCGgctgacggggctgggctgccgtTTCATGCGGCTCCTCTGGACAGACCGTGCCGGGAACCTGGGCTGGAGGGCAGGCCCATCTCAGAGCCACAGCAATGTCCTCCTAAAAGCAAACGTTTGGTCCCGTCGAGAAGGGGGGCGTTGATGGGCTTCGGACCTGGGCATCAGGAAGCTTTGGCAGAGCTGCCCTGAGGAGATGCTGGAAACGAAACAGGTCTGTGATGTCCCAGGGTTGGTTTCCTGAATTTCCATCACCCTTTGACCTCTTGAATTTCTGTTAAATGCACCCACTACtcactagttccctgacccaagCGCATCGTCTCCTGTTCACACAATCCCAACAGCCTCCTCACAGGTCCCTCTGCGTTCCTTTTGCCTGGTCAGCCCCATCTCCACACAGCAGTCAGAGGGAATCCACTCAAAAAATGCAGACCCAATCGTGACACTCTCCTGCTTAAACCTGCCGTGGCCCCCTGTCGCCCTTCGGATAAAGACCCTAATCACGACAAAACCTTTGAGAGctagtctgtttttgttttaatttaaacaattacttatttttttttggctgcgctgtgtTTTGGCTCTGCGTGGGCTCTCTGTCCTTGTGGTGAGCGGGGATTACTGTTTGttatggtgtgtgggcttcttacttcggtggcttctcttgttgaggagtcCAGGCTCCTGAgcgtgggtttcagtagctgtggctcacacgCTTAATTTCTCCAtgtcctgtgggatcttcccagaccagggattgaacccatgtccccggctttggcaggcagattcttagtcgctctgctgctggggaagtccctcaTCTGTCTTCCGAAGGCCTGAGCACAATGTGGCTTTACCTTTGATTCCTTACTTCATTTCCGTTCCATCCTAGACTGAAGTCTCCCCTGAGAGCAGGGAGGAGGCCGGAGTT
Coding sequences within it:
- the CRYBB2 gene encoding beta-crystallin B2 — translated: MASDHQTQAGKPQPLNPKIIIFEQENFQGHSHELNGPCPNLKETGVEKAGSVLVQAGPWVGYEQANCKGEQFVFEKGEYPRWDSWTSSRRTDSLSSLRPIKVDSQEHKITLYENPNFTGKKMEVIDDDVPSFHAHGYQEKVSSVRVQSGTWVGYQYPGYRGLQYLLEKGDYKDSGDFGAPQPQVQSVRRIRDMQWHQRGAFHPSS